A single Macadamia integrifolia cultivar HAES 741 unplaced genomic scaffold, SCU_Mint_v3 scaffold1869, whole genome shotgun sequence DNA region contains:
- the LOC122065054 gene encoding uncharacterized protein LOC122065054 isoform X2, whose translation MTSQMGNDHSKSGNVKSQDEKLGDPLNVQKVRQRKQMSWEDDNSEATPRMRGLQDFGLRIASSKRKFSASTALEGSCRLPVVDNVDILPNGVRSVGNSNHINSSKNSLAIKRKRSQGGLPEESIVKRRDRRRPLVQVLQSSAKLPISHYFQSDGNAVSPLVHGAKEQTGVICRAKRSKCVYLPADVNDCLDHTSPPDEMKMSQTQLGMDNCRLFPGSLMEGDTFEEMKEEAESDSSERDSPDPDMDEETTLLSGAIIEMQPVAEPSSGNYMSSDGYQVQGHPEGMSSEELDESPLTGYVSHPHDQTAAVASDVGVSKWQQKGKRNIRNLTKRPMEAIDGKFSNGYGQDTYLEGRGNNLNQKASGSGFYPICEDLKYVYDEADLIEKDSMHTQVPGFGNRRYPLPNSASKDQSRIITDVVDSEEDPVWDVDGLSQSTRRQYWENKGEYFDPVYGGHRLGNGMESTLVDVDLKVQASYQGEHVPLVSLMSRLNGKAIVGHPIQIEVLEDGATGKLLATYGIFDVEPSDNDGSTGLPPVWRTARRTAMFRVPRPQLLSAPGCDETVELHPHADLESKPPYKKPYPGNFSHKVRLMKKSLSQIRRPPTTEKKFPKKLLKKVSFSSQKTRTLSSIAIDQELSGKTGNSKLSNKSDMEGLIKPVETGLTTVTCIPVKLVFSRLLEAVGRPPSRPASHGVLKGDTERKPS comes from the exons ATGACATCTCAAATGGGGAATGATCATAGCAAATCTGGAAATGTCAAATCACAGGATGAGAAGCTGGGAGATCCTTTAAATGTGCAAAAAGTCAGACAGAGGAAGCAGATGAGCTGGGAAGATGATAATTCGGAAGCTACACCAAGGATGAGAGGCTTGCAGGATTTTGGGCTGAGGATTGCCTCTTCAAAGAGAAAGTTTTCTGCGTCCACTGCTTTAGAGGGTTCTTGTAGACTTCCTGTAGTTGATAATGTGGATATTCTTCCAAATGGTGTTCGAAGTGTGGGGAATTCAAATCACATCAACAGCAGTAAAAATTCTTTGgccatcaaaagaaaaaggtcaCAGGGTGGGCTGCCTGAGGAATCCATTGTCAAGAGACGCGATAGACGCCGTCCTCTTGTTCAAGTATTACAGAGTAGTGCAAAATTGCCAATATCACATTATTTCCAGTCTGATGGCAATGCTGTTTCTCCCCTTGTGCACGGTGCAAAAGAGCAGACAGGGGTTATTTGTCGGGCCAAGAGGAGCAAATGTGTATATTTGCCTGCAGATGTGAATGATTGTTTGGATCATACAAGTCCTCCAGACGAGATGAAGATGTCACAGACACAGTTAGGAATGGATAACTGTCGCCTCTTCCCTGGTTCTTTGATGGAAGGGGACACTTTTGAGGAAATGAAGGAAGAGGCAGAATCTGACTCTTCAGAGAGAGATTCCCCAGACCCTGACATGGATGAGGAGACAACTTTATTATCAG GTGCTATCATCGAAATGCAGCCTGTAGCAGAACCAAGTTCTGGAAATTACATGAGCAGCGATGGTTATCAAGTTCAAGGGCATCCAGAAGGCATGAGTAGTGAGGAGCTTGATGAGTCACCCCTTACTGGATATGTGTCTCACCCTCATGACCAAACTGCAGCTGTTGCTTCTGACGTAGGGGTATCAAAATGGCAacagaaagggaaaaggaaCATCCGGAATTTAACCAAGAGACCCATGGAAGCAATAGATGGAAAATTCTCCAATGGATACGGTCAGGATACATATCTTGAAGGAAGGGGAAACAACTTAAACCAAAAGGCATCTGGATCTGGTTTTTACCCCATCTGTGAGGATCTGAAGTATGTCTATGATGAGGCTGATTTAATTGAGAAGGATTCAATGCACACCCAAGTACCTGGATTTGGCAATAGAAGATACCCTTTACCAAATTCTGCTTCCAAAGATCAGAGCAGAATCATCACTGATGTTGTCGattcagaggaagacccagtctggGACGTGGATGGATTATCTCAATCAACACGTAGACAATACTGGGAAAACAAAGGTGAGTACTTTGATCCAGTATATGGTGGTCATCGTCTTGGCAATGGGATGGAATCCACATTGGTAGATGTGGACTTGAAGGTCCAAGCAAGCTATCAAGGAGAGCATGTTCCTTTGGTTTCTCTAATGAGTCGATTGAATGGGAAAGCAATAGTTGGGCATCCGATCCAAATCGAAGTATTAGAGGATGGTGCCACTGGCAAACTTCTTGCTACTTATGGGATTTTTGATGTGGAACCCAGTGATAATGATGGAAGTACAGGACTTCCCCCAGTCTGGAGAACTGCAAGAAGGACGGCCATGTTCCGTGTCCCTCGTCCGCAACTTTTGTCTGCACCGGGGTGTGATGAAACTGTTGAACTTCATCCTCATGCAGATCTTGAAAGTAAGCCTCCGTACAAGAAGCCATATCCAGGAAATTTTAGTCATAAGGTAAGGCTGATGAAAAAGAGCTTGTCTCAAATTCGTCGGCCTCCTACAACAGAAAAGAAGTTCCCAAAGAAGCTCTTGAAGAAGGTAAGTTTTTCTAGCCAGAAAACAAGGACACTATCTTCAATTGCTATTGACCAGGAATTGAGTGGCAAGACTGGCAATTCAAAGCTTTCAAATAAGAGTGACATGGAGGGGCTGATCAAACCAGTAGAAACTGGACTGACTACAGTTACCTGCATTCCTGTGAAACTAGTGTTCAGTAGGTTACTGGAAGCAGTTGGGAGGCCTCCATCAAGACCTGCTAGTCATGGGGTTTTGAAGGGAGATACAGAAAGAAAACCATCATAA
- the LOC122065054 gene encoding uncharacterized protein At1g51745 isoform X1 produces MGISDGLQGTVGVDCNVGSIVWVRRRNGSWWPGRILGPNELSASHLMSPRSGTPVKLLGREDASVDWYNLEKSKRVKAFRCGEFDECIERAESSQGIPIKKREKYARREDAILHALELEKQQKILGVGSNCTSNEVPGKMTSQMGNDHSKSGNVKSQDEKLGDPLNVQKVRQRKQMSWEDDNSEATPRMRGLQDFGLRIASSKRKFSASTALEGSCRLPVVDNVDILPNGVRSVGNSNHINSSKNSLAIKRKRSQGGLPEESIVKRRDRRRPLVQVLQSSAKLPISHYFQSDGNAVSPLVHGAKEQTGVICRAKRSKCVYLPADVNDCLDHTSPPDEMKMSQTQLGMDNCRLFPGSLMEGDTFEEMKEEAESDSSERDSPDPDMDEETTLLSGAIIEMQPVAEPSSGNYMSSDGYQVQGHPEGMSSEELDESPLTGYVSHPHDQTAAVASDVGVSKWQQKGKRNIRNLTKRPMEAIDGKFSNGYGQDTYLEGRGNNLNQKASGSGFYPICEDLKYVYDEADLIEKDSMHTQVPGFGNRRYPLPNSASKDQSRIITDVVDSEEDPVWDVDGLSQSTRRQYWENKGEYFDPVYGGHRLGNGMESTLVDVDLKVQASYQGEHVPLVSLMSRLNGKAIVGHPIQIEVLEDGATGKLLATYGIFDVEPSDNDGSTGLPPVWRTARRTAMFRVPRPQLLSAPGCDETVELHPHADLESKPPYKKPYPGNFSHKVRLMKKSLSQIRRPPTTEKKFPKKLLKKVSFSSQKTRTLSSIAIDQELSGKTGNSKLSNKSDMEGLIKPVETGLTTVTCIPVKLVFSRLLEAVGRPPSRPASHGVLKGDTERKPS; encoded by the exons GGACTGGTACAATTTAGAGAAATCCAAGCGTGTCAAGGCATTTAGATGTGGTGAATTTGATGAATGTATTGAAAGGGCTGAATCATCCCAGGGCATTccaataaagaaaagagagaaatatgcACGTCGAGAAGATGCTATTCTTCATGCTCTAGAGCTTGAGAAGCAACAGAAAATACTAGGTGTTGGTTCTAATTGTACGAGCAATGAAGTGCCTGGGAAGATGACATCTCAAATGGGGAATGATCATAGCAAATCTGGAAATGTCAAATCACAGGATGAGAAGCTGGGAGATCCTTTAAATGTGCAAAAAGTCAGACAGAGGAAGCAGATGAGCTGGGAAGATGATAATTCGGAAGCTACACCAAGGATGAGAGGCTTGCAGGATTTTGGGCTGAGGATTGCCTCTTCAAAGAGAAAGTTTTCTGCGTCCACTGCTTTAGAGGGTTCTTGTAGACTTCCTGTAGTTGATAATGTGGATATTCTTCCAAATGGTGTTCGAAGTGTGGGGAATTCAAATCACATCAACAGCAGTAAAAATTCTTTGgccatcaaaagaaaaaggtcaCAGGGTGGGCTGCCTGAGGAATCCATTGTCAAGAGACGCGATAGACGCCGTCCTCTTGTTCAAGTATTACAGAGTAGTGCAAAATTGCCAATATCACATTATTTCCAGTCTGATGGCAATGCTGTTTCTCCCCTTGTGCACGGTGCAAAAGAGCAGACAGGGGTTATTTGTCGGGCCAAGAGGAGCAAATGTGTATATTTGCCTGCAGATGTGAATGATTGTTTGGATCATACAAGTCCTCCAGACGAGATGAAGATGTCACAGACACAGTTAGGAATGGATAACTGTCGCCTCTTCCCTGGTTCTTTGATGGAAGGGGACACTTTTGAGGAAATGAAGGAAGAGGCAGAATCTGACTCTTCAGAGAGAGATTCCCCAGACCCTGACATGGATGAGGAGACAACTTTATTATCAG GTGCTATCATCGAAATGCAGCCTGTAGCAGAACCAAGTTCTGGAAATTACATGAGCAGCGATGGTTATCAAGTTCAAGGGCATCCAGAAGGCATGAGTAGTGAGGAGCTTGATGAGTCACCCCTTACTGGATATGTGTCTCACCCTCATGACCAAACTGCAGCTGTTGCTTCTGACGTAGGGGTATCAAAATGGCAacagaaagggaaaaggaaCATCCGGAATTTAACCAAGAGACCCATGGAAGCAATAGATGGAAAATTCTCCAATGGATACGGTCAGGATACATATCTTGAAGGAAGGGGAAACAACTTAAACCAAAAGGCATCTGGATCTGGTTTTTACCCCATCTGTGAGGATCTGAAGTATGTCTATGATGAGGCTGATTTAATTGAGAAGGATTCAATGCACACCCAAGTACCTGGATTTGGCAATAGAAGATACCCTTTACCAAATTCTGCTTCCAAAGATCAGAGCAGAATCATCACTGATGTTGTCGattcagaggaagacccagtctggGACGTGGATGGATTATCTCAATCAACACGTAGACAATACTGGGAAAACAAAGGTGAGTACTTTGATCCAGTATATGGTGGTCATCGTCTTGGCAATGGGATGGAATCCACATTGGTAGATGTGGACTTGAAGGTCCAAGCAAGCTATCAAGGAGAGCATGTTCCTTTGGTTTCTCTAATGAGTCGATTGAATGGGAAAGCAATAGTTGGGCATCCGATCCAAATCGAAGTATTAGAGGATGGTGCCACTGGCAAACTTCTTGCTACTTATGGGATTTTTGATGTGGAACCCAGTGATAATGATGGAAGTACAGGACTTCCCCCAGTCTGGAGAACTGCAAGAAGGACGGCCATGTTCCGTGTCCCTCGTCCGCAACTTTTGTCTGCACCGGGGTGTGATGAAACTGTTGAACTTCATCCTCATGCAGATCTTGAAAGTAAGCCTCCGTACAAGAAGCCATATCCAGGAAATTTTAGTCATAAGGTAAGGCTGATGAAAAAGAGCTTGTCTCAAATTCGTCGGCCTCCTACAACAGAAAAGAAGTTCCCAAAGAAGCTCTTGAAGAAGGTAAGTTTTTCTAGCCAGAAAACAAGGACACTATCTTCAATTGCTATTGACCAGGAATTGAGTGGCAAGACTGGCAATTCAAAGCTTTCAAATAAGAGTGACATGGAGGGGCTGATCAAACCAGTAGAAACTGGACTGACTACAGTTACCTGCATTCCTGTGAAACTAGTGTTCAGTAGGTTACTGGAAGCAGTTGGGAGGCCTCCATCAAGACCTGCTAGTCATGGGGTTTTGAAGGGAGATACAGAAAGAAAACCATCATAA